The genome window CTTTTTGGAATTCTTATTTggatttctatagaatttttaaaggcgaataacatttattcttgCGATCCGATTTCTGTACACTACATATGTAGTAATGTATAAACATTCATATTCTCATAAATATTCGCGTTTTACATATTCAATGTGAATAGATTAGATCTTCTGCTTCTAGACACGCGTTGCCCGAAAGTCCACCGGACAGTGGCAGCGAGCCCCCGTACTCGCCACCTGGTCACAACGACACTCAACATGTGCACTCGCCACGTAAGTTACGAACAAATTCAACATTGAGtatcttgtattattatacattttattaaaaattaattcttcgcAATTCTTCTTTACTTTAAtctcattttaaatatatttgtcttTAATATGTAACAATACGTTTTTCGTTATTAGAATAATACTTCCTGATTATTACTATACGAATACTTTTTTGCTCCGTTCTAGCTGCGTATTGTAAGCGATTTCACATTTTCTATGTTTCGATCATTCAATTAATGTAACTgactattaaaaaaattgttaataataaaatataataatattacttcttctttatcttattcttgttattattgttattgttaatattatgaatGTAATTTTACTACAAAATAATGCACAAGTAATGTAATATACTAAAAAAAGtgtttttgaattattataaatgaaagaatattgattttgatttttaatttcatgcatgaaacattttccattttttcatgTATAAAACCgtgtttctgaaatatttaaacaattctaCTTGCTATACTTTCAATTGTATTTCCttcgaatcaattttttttacttATACCTTTATTGAATCTAATACACCTATCACCCGATTTACACGGAAGACCGGTTCCTCAGAATATCGTGTAAATCGAAAACAAaccaaaatttatataatttagtcagttatatatttaattaaattcatttatttcaacataaaataaaagtaaaatactaTGAAAGACGTAAAAATGTCAGGTTGTTCGTGAAATGAcgaatatatgaagctataagtaaacaattcattttataaatacgaGAAGTATAACattcataaaaaatgaaacCAATAATTGAATCAAGAAAGCAAACCCATACAATgttaagtaaattataaaaacgTTACAAAAACTATACTTGTTTATGACCAACCAGTAAATAtggcattttaaaaaattttgattagAAAAAGTACAACAATACACACTCCCTGCTGTTAAAGATTTACTGAGCTTTACTGCGCTAATTCACATGAatagtttttgtatgtatacaAAAAGGGGAATTCCCTTTTTTAGATTTAATGCCAGTGTTACCAatcgaacgaaataaaaaatttactatCGAAATATCTGCGCAGCAAAAATCTttacttttaacattttttaaaaaatcttattttgAAAACCGTGTGAAaggaaaatcgtgtaaataaagTATCGAGTAAATCAGGAGATACGTGTATTTCAATTAAGAAGTGTTAAGAATATTGTAGTGCACAATctactttcttctttcttcagaTCAAAAGGTAGCTCTTCAAGAAATGCTTCTCCACCATCAAGGCAATCAAGCAAACTACGCGCCGAACCTACTACCGTCCTCGCCAAGGACTTTAACTTCGTCCACGGATCCGTTGTTACTATCTCATTCGGTCCTGACTTCGCATCTCCAGCCAACAACCCCGAATCTACAATCTCAACAACCGATAGGACAGACTCTGGTGCCACTTCCACACGAGCACAGTCCTGGTAATATCAATACCTTGTATTCGTCGCTGCAATCAGCGCCGAAGAAGAGGAAATTGAGCCAGGATGGGCTTGTTCACGTCAAGCAGGTGCAACGAGTAAACTTTCTTGTTATTCAGATTCATAATTTATCTTCACttatatttttaacgaattatTGTGTTATAATAATTGCACTTTATTTAGCGATAGCTATTTAAGCACTTATCTCacgcagaaaaataaaatagttgctTAATCTTATGAATGTCGTCATTGCTTCTGTCTCtttcaaaataacaaaattttccgtACCTAAGTTCGaaattttgtaacttttttGCTACTTTTTTGACACCCgctataataacaatattgaaatttatttatatgcttatttttaaatatatttgttacttaTCTTTGGGCAGACAATTATTTGTCatctttatttgttattttgatatcaaataaaaactttttaacACCGATTTGACTATATCTATACTATTTTACGAAGATTTGCAGTCTATCGATCCCTTTCTCATTTTTGTCAATACTATAATTACAGTTTCCCTGTAATATTCGTCTTATTGGCGGTATTGTCGCACAGGAACCGGAACTGGGCACGGTGGAGCACAgttgcagcagcagcagcgcgGTCCTCGATGGCGACGAGGTTGCGGACAACAGCTATATCGACGCCAGCTACCAATGCATCCGGTTTCATCCCTTTCAGCAGACATCCTGGCATGTTCTTTGCGACCACAATCTGAAAGAACTTCCAGTGCCGCATTACCGTGTCGACGCGGACAAGGGATTCAATTTCAGTAACTCCGATGACGCGTTTGTTTGCCagaagaaaaatcattttcaggTGAATAGGCACATTTACTCTAGACCCATATTTCTAAATCGTTCAGCTTTACTGAAATTGACATGTATAAAGATGGCTCGATCTTATTTAAACCGTCAAACATTTGTATTTTCAACTGTTTTTAGTGGTATACTGAATGTTGCACAGAagtctatttaactattctttgtATATGTACtttactttcataaaaatattttgttctgtTAGGTATTAATGATATGTATGATGTAGCTTTTTCAAAAAGTGGGCCACTTTTTCCACGATTTTCCTTATACACTCCTCGAGGATACAGAGAGAAAGAATAAGCTAGAGAAATAAGCCCTttgaattacaattttattttaaactgtcTTCACCgagattatattattttcaatagttCATTAGAAGGAAAAACAATTTTGCGTTTATTCTAAACTTGCGTTTACTATACTGTAGTATACATTAAACATTAGTGTTAAAATGGTACAATTTAATTTCGACTTAAAGgaagaaagtaatatttttatactaaggacattaaaaaattggaatcttcactacgagtttTATATGTAGTCATAAAACAAGGAGTTGAGATCGTCGTGATTTTTCAGATTACTTGCCACGCTCAGCTCCAGGGCGAAGCTATATTTGTCCGGACCGGTGAAGGATTGAAAAAGATAAGTAGCTTTCAATTACACTTTTACGGTGTCAAGGTGGAGTCTCCAACGCAGACAATCCGGGTTGAACAGAGCCAGAGCGACAGGAGCAAGAAACCGTTTCATCCTGTGACGTAAGTCTACTAACAATCCTATGGATAGGTGTTTTATAAATGGAGCAGTGTTCCACGATGTTCTCGTTACACTtggtgtaaaatatttttatttgtgacTATATAAGAAGTTTCTTATGGATAGAAATCAAAGTTTTTAATTGTGAGTTGAATggcttttttaaaatttcgatgtttGCTTAACTCTGTAATACATATAATGGtgtattcaattaatattaatactgtattaaattatgAGGTATTCGGTACATTTTTGGAAGTAACTTTTTTCCTAAATAAACCACTGACaattatttagtaacaattaGACGATGAAAAtagttggaaaataaaatatgtttatacaaaaattagttttcacttattcttatttacataaaagcgttaattatttatataaaaacaatattaatctgtGGAACACTGTATATAGGGTGTCTTAGGCTGTTACAGATggcataatttaaaatatttcaacgtacACCTGGGACACCCTCTAACTATAGTAACTCTTTggtttactttttatatttggaGATTGCACAAACAATTTTCGGATCCCTTGGTGCGAAATTCTTTCATTCTCGACGATGTATAAAAAGTTACTGCGTTACGCTAAAATAGAGCTGCTTTCAGGGTGGAACTGGGCGGTGAACGAGTGACCAAAGTAACCGTTGGCCGTCTGCACTTCAGCGAAACGACTAGCAATAATATGCGGAAGAAAGGAAAACCGAATCCGGATCAAAGATATTTTCATTTGGTCGTTGGCTTGCACGCTCACACCGCTGACCAAGCTAGCTACCAGGTGGTAGCTCACGCGTCGGAAAGGATAATAGTCAGGGTTGGTGTCTTTCGCTATAAGACCATCATGACGAACAAAtacacaatataatattatacataaaaaattaaacaattaacttaatttattaatttcttacatttactaattaattcattaatttattattaactttttattattaattttacattccttatgtatcattatttttctgtaagaAATGATGAAAAGATATACAATGTAATACACGTATTTGTGCTTTATATAGGCAAGTAATCCAGGTCAATTCGAATCAGAAGGCAGCGGTGTTGGTGCTGAAGGAGGTTGGCAGAGAGGTGCAGCGCCAGATAGCGTTTACCATGCTGGTCGAGTTGGAATTAATACCGACAGACCCGACGAAGCTCTGGTCGTTCATGGTAACATGAAGGTACGATATTTGCGCTAAAATTCATGATTTCAAACACTTATCTAACATTTTGTTGAATTATTctgcatattattattataatattatttttgctcATTCTAAAGTCCtagtttcttaaatataaatcttACTAATTGTGTTCTTACTTACTTATTAATaacttctaatttttatttcaacgattGTGTATCTTGGCTGGTACACATATGCGGAGTGAGTCGTTTAATCGTACCAAACTCTATTTGCTgggtaaaaaaaatgtttgaggCAAAAGTTGTTTGACATCAAGAGCTCAAACTAGTTGAAGAAAATACGCTTGGTATGATTAATACCTAATGACTttcgttttaaacattttttaaatgtgatAACTGGTTTACAAGTAAATTCAGGTGGCACGGTTGAAtgcctcaccctgtatatattaAAGTTATTTCTCAAAACTAACAAAGGAACCTTTTGAatcagcacacgccgatttcgttgaaacttaCATGAGACATAGtcctcaagaaaatatttgacacgtattttttcttatcagccAACGTCCACTTTGAAAGGGTGAAAACACTCCTGAAAGTTCAGAgtagaaagtatattttttacaatatctctaaaACTAGAAGGcgtagaaaagaaatataaattgttaattttgaGAGGagcaatttgaaaaaaatgtttgttcCTACACTCCCTAATtttagagatattgtaaaaatataccCCTGAACTTTGAGAAgtgttttcaccccttcaaagtgtacgttggctgataagaaaaagtacgtgtcaaatattttcttgagaattatATCTCACGtaagtttcatcgaaatcaGCGTATGCTGGTTCAAACGGTTTCCTTGTAAGGTGTAGTTAAGTTAATTGAGACtcttatgatatattttataactaggTTCGcaagaaaatattcatatttattgaattgaattcaaAGTCTTGTATTCGTCTCGAACTCGATACTATAAGGTATAGGCTTTACATCCCTACAATCCATACAATTGCACCCAGGTGACGGGTCACATCGTTCAGCCCAGCGATGCACGAGCGAAGCAGAATGTGCAGGAGGTGGATACGCGCGAACAATTGCGGAACGTGCAGCAATTGAGAGTAGTTCGGTATAGATACGCACCAGAATTCGCGCAGCATTCTGGCTTGGGTATCAAGCAACAAGAAGACACTGGTGTGATAGCGCAAGAAGTTCAGCAAATATTGCCGGAAGCAGTGCTACCAGCGGGCGACATAGTTCTTCCGAATGGTCAAAGGATCGAGAACTTTTTGGTAGTGAATAAAGAAAGAATATTCATGGAGAATGTTGGTGCCGTGAAAGAATTATGTAAAGTAAGTTTCTCatacgtatatatttttaaatcttttatcTCTTAAGAAAATTCTGTTATCTTCTTCGACATATTATTTTTAGATGATCCTCTATTGCGTGAAAAAGATATAGTTTAATTCCGAATTGTTCGGTTGTAGGTAACAGATAGCTTAGAGACTCGTATAGACCAACTGGAACGAATAAACAAACGGTTGGCGAAGTTGAAGAGAGGCGACAGCCTTAAAAGTTCCATTAGTACAATATCTAGTATATCAAGTAATAAATACTCATCCTCTATCAATAATAAGACCATTGTACAGGGAAAATCGAAAAAGAACGAGCAGCAGGACGAACTTCTTTGCAGCAATAAGTTCATCCAGATTATTATCGTTATTCTTATCCTTATTATGGCATTttggtaattaattttaattttttttcgtACATTACATCTATTATATTTACACTGcataaatttatacataatatttaattcttctataatgtattatataaattataatattcattttaatgtatttagttTAAAGAAAAGTCTGTTTTCTAAGAAACAATTTAACTTTCAGCTTAGTCGCAATGGCAACTTTATACTTCTTAGAATATCAGAAACGTAGTAGCCTCGAATGGTCGGCGGTAGCCAGCAATGGAATGTTAGCCATCAGACCAGCTCATCCATCTACGGTGTCGAGTACGCCTAATTACGATCCACGGTACAATTCGTTGCTAGACAGCACTTTATCGTCGTCGTTCACCAAACACGGATCACACACTAGAGGATCGGACGGTAGTTTATCCGTGAAAAGCAACGTTTTCTCCACTCAAGCACCGCACACGAAACAGCAACTTTATTCTCAAGAAATCACTTGGTATCCCATCAGTAACTCGGGACCCCAACCGAAACATGAAAAGAGCaggtttgtaataaaatataaaatttaacaaaatataatattatttttactttaatgtTAACATATTACCATCATTGGCAGAGGAAATGAGGTTTTCTAAACTCGACATTTGTAAATTGCACTAACgacattttattttgcaaataaattttaaac of Nomia melanderi isolate GNS246 chromosome 5, iyNomMela1, whole genome shotgun sequence contains these proteins:
- the LOC116424739 gene encoding myelin regulatory factor homolog 1 isoform X9, which gives rise to MDVIGDGDEQTLQAILGRGDFVGGIDNEALDFSQLEDFINSDSEQPATYFADTLAHNENGGGTATHNGRVEAAVPQQPPSRLPSPITQSHPVSNTCTSGTTTVPNGATYKDPQSYVHPHALPESPPDSGSEPPYSPPGHNDTQHVHSPHQKVALQEMLLHHQGNQANYAPNLLPSSPRTLTSSTDPLLLSHSVLTSHLQPTTPNLQSQQPIGQTLVPLPHEHSPGNINTLYSSLQSAPKKRKLSQDGLVHVKQVQREPELGTVEHSCSSSSAVLDGDEVADNSYIDASYQCIRFHPFQQTSWHVLCDHNLKELPVPHYRVDADKGFNFSNSDDAFVCQKKNHFQITCHAQLQGEAIFVRTGEGLKKISSFQLHFYGVKVESPTQTIRVEQSQSDRSKKPFHPVTVELGGERVTKVTVGRLHFSETTSNNMRKKGKPNPDQRYFHLVVGLHAHTADQASYQVVAHASERIIVRASNPGQFESEGSGVGAEGGWQRGAAPDSVYHAGRVGINTDRPDEALVVHGNMKVTGHIVQPSDARAKQNVQEVDTREQLRNVQQLRVVRYRYAPEFAQHSGLGIKQQEDTGVIAQEVQQILPEAVLPAGDIVLPNGQRIENFLVVNKERIFMENVGAVKELCKVTDSLETRIDQLERINKRLAKLKRGDSLKSSISTISSISSNKYSSSINNKTIVQGKSKKNEQQDELLCSNKFIQIIIVILILIMAFCLVAMATLYFLEYQKRSSLEWSAVASNGMLAIRPAHPSTVSSTPNYDPRYNSLLDSTLSSSFTKHGSHTRGSDGSLSVKSNVFSTQAPHTKQQLYSQEITWYPISNSGPQPKHEKSSEFPGNWLGRSGAGAVPSNVDENDQGSDVDSSLTKGPVPIGRPVSCPRHFTEFENPCQVYCCTAKIHQFEDPQPDHPPEKKSISDHIEQPLNVHEEKRKISKGFQNGISPSDPSTQTLVKENNYKYLHKRTRRENGGGDWGEVASNAAGSLPPEPKPQLWIVAESFNTSLDQKYCSASPQDTPNNVTCIIPLSKYMPDIHLSLHFVGMPWYWQVVQQCSLPANSGVDESVICNRKYTMQQPAQYMETNNQPGDQSFSLDVAHYLRKTLRFRVPTVQPQENICKNKHGVDYSEYTLHFYRDCDE
- the LOC116424739 gene encoding myelin regulatory factor isoform X2, encoding MDVIGDGDEQTLQAILGRGDFVGGIDNEALDFSQLEDFINSDSEQPATYFADTLAHNENGGGTATHNGRVEAAVPQQPPSRLPSPITQSHPVSNTCTSGTTTVPNGATYKDPQSYVHPHALPESPPDSGSEPPYSPPGHNDTQHVHSPHQKVALQEMLLHHQGNQANYAPNLLPSSPRTLTSSTDPLLLSHSVLTSHLQPTTPNLQSQQPIGQTLVPLPHEHSPGNINTLYSSLQSAPKKRKLSQDGLVHVKQFPCNIRLIGGIVAQEPELGTVEHSCSSSSAVLDGDEVADNSYIDASYQCIRFHPFQQTSWHVLCDHNLKELPVPHYRVDADKGFNFSNSDDAFVCQKKNHFQITCHAQLQGEAIFVRTGEGLKKISSFQLHFYGVKVESPTQTIRVEQSQSDRSKKPFHPVTVELGGERVTKVTVGRLHFSETTSNNMRKKGKPNPDQRYFHLVVGLHAHTADQASYQVVAHASERIIVRASNPGQFESEGSGVGAEGGWQRGAAPDSVYHAGRVGINTDRPDEALVVHGNMKVTGHIVQPSDARAKQNVQEVDTREQLRNVQQLRVVRYRYAPEFAQHSGLGIKQQEDTGVIAQEVQQILPEAVLPAGDIVLPNGQRIENFLVVNKERIFMENVGAVKELCKVTDSLETRIDQLERINKRLAKLKRGDSLKSSISTISSISSNKYSSSINNKTIVQGKSKKNEQQDELLCSNKFIQIIIVILILIMAFCLVAMATLYFLEYQKRSSLEWSAVASNGMLAIRPAHPSTVSSTPNYDPRYNSLLDSTLSSSFTKHGSHTRGSDGSLSVKSNVFSTQAPHTKQQLYSQEITWYPISNSGPQPKHEKSSEFPGNWLGRSGAGAVPSNVDENDQGSDVDSSLTKGPVPIGRPVSCPRHFTEFENPCQVYCCTAKIHQFEDPQPDHPPEKKSIWSLTFPADHIEQPLNVHEEKRKISKGFQNGISPSDPSTQTLVKENNYKYLHKRTRRENGGGDWGEVASNAAGSLPPEPKPQLWIVAESFNTSLDQKYCSASPQDTPNNVTCIIPLSKYMPDIHLSLHFVGMPWYWQVVQQCSLPANSGVDESVICNRKYTMQQPAQYMETNNQPGDQSFSLDVAHYLRKTLRFRVPTVQPQENICKNKHGVDYSEYTLHFYRDCDE
- the LOC116424739 gene encoding myelin regulatory factor homolog 1 isoform X7; this encodes MDVIGDGDEQTLQAILGRGDFVGGIDNEALDFSQLEDFINSDSEQPATYFADTLAHNENGGGTATHNGRVEAAVPQQPPSRLPSPITQSHPVSNTCTSGTTTVPNGATYKDPQSYVHPHALPESPPDSGSEPPYSPPGHNDTQHVHSPHQKVALQEMLLHHQGNQANYAPNLLPSSPRTLTSSTDPLLLSHSVLTSHLQPTTPNLQSQQPIGQTLVPLPHEHSPGNINTLYSSLQSAPKKRKLSQDGLVHVKQVQREPELGTVEHSCSSSSAVLDGDEVADNSYIDASYQCIRFHPFQQTSWHVLCDHNLKELPVPHYRVDADKGFNFSNSDDAFVCQKKNHFQITCHAQLQGEAIFVRTGEGLKKISSFQLHFYGVKVESPTQTIRVEQSQSDRSKKPFHPVTAAFRVELGGERVTKVTVGRLHFSETTSNNMRKKGKPNPDQRYFHLVVGLHAHTADQASYQVVAHASERIIVRASNPGQFESEGSGVGAEGGWQRGAAPDSVYHAGRVGINTDRPDEALVVHGNMKVTGHIVQPSDARAKQNVQEVDTREQLRNVQQLRVVRYRYAPEFAQHSGLGIKQQEDTGVIAQEVQQILPEAVLPAGDIVLPNGQRIENFLVVNKERIFMENVGAVKELCKVTDSLETRIDQLERINKRLAKLKRGDSLKSSISTISSISSNKYSSSINNKTIVQGKSKKNEQQDELLCSNKFIQIIIVILILIMAFCLVAMATLYFLEYQKRSSLEWSAVASNGMLAIRPAHPSTVSSTPNYDPRYNSLLDSTLSSSFTKHGSHTRGSDGSLSVKSNVFSTQAPHTKQQLYSQEITWYPISNSGPQPKHEKSSEFPGNWLGRSGAGAVPSNVDENDQGSDVDSSLTKGPVPIGRPVSCPRHFTEFENPCQVYCCTAKIHQFEDPQPDHPPEKKSISDHIEQPLNVHEEKRKISKGFQNGISPSDPSTQTLVKENNYKYLHKRTRRENGGGDWGEVASNAAGSLPPEPKPQLWIVAESFNTSLDQKYCSASPQDTPNNVTCIIPLSKYMPDIHLSLHFVGMPWYWQVVQQCSLPANSGVDESVICNRKYTMQQPAQYMETNNQPGDQSFSLDVAHYLRKTLRFRVPTVQPQENICKNKHGVDYSEYTLHFYRDCDE
- the LOC116424739 gene encoding myelin regulatory factor isoform X6, encoding MDVIGDGDEQTLQAILGRGDFVGGIDNEALDFSQLEDFINSDSEQPATYFADTLAHNENGGGTATHNGRVEAAVPQQPPSRLPSPITQSHPVSNTCTSGTTTVPNGATYKDPQSYVHPHALPESPPDSGSEPPYSPPGHNDTQHVHSPHQKVALQEMLLHHQGNQANYAPNLLPSSPRTLTSSTDPLLLSHSVLTSHLQPTTPNLQSQQPIGQTLVPLPHEHSPGNINTLYSSLQSAPKKRKLSQDGLVHVKQEPELGTVEHSCSSSSAVLDGDEVADNSYIDASYQCIRFHPFQQTSWHVLCDHNLKELPVPHYRVDADKGFNFSNSDDAFVCQKKNHFQITCHAQLQGEAIFVRTGEGLKKISSFQLHFYGVKVESPTQTIRVEQSQSDRSKKPFHPVTAAFRVELGGERVTKVTVGRLHFSETTSNNMRKKGKPNPDQRYFHLVVGLHAHTADQASYQVVAHASERIIVRASNPGQFESEGSGVGAEGGWQRGAAPDSVYHAGRVGINTDRPDEALVVHGNMKVTGHIVQPSDARAKQNVQEVDTREQLRNVQQLRVVRYRYAPEFAQHSGLGIKQQEDTGVIAQEVQQILPEAVLPAGDIVLPNGQRIENFLVVNKERIFMENVGAVKELCKVTDSLETRIDQLERINKRLAKLKRGDSLKSSISTISSISSNKYSSSINNKTIVQGKSKKNEQQDELLCSNKFIQIIIVILILIMAFCLVAMATLYFLEYQKRSSLEWSAVASNGMLAIRPAHPSTVSSTPNYDPRYNSLLDSTLSSSFTKHGSHTRGSDGSLSVKSNVFSTQAPHTKQQLYSQEITWYPISNSGPQPKHEKSSEFPGNWLGRSGAGAVPSNVDENDQGSDVDSSLTKGPVPIGRPVSCPRHFTEFENPCQVYCCTAKIHQFEDPQPDHPPEKKSIWSLTFPADHIEQPLNVHEEKRKISKGFQNGISPSDPSTQTLVKENNYKYLHKRTRRENGGGDWGEVASNAAGSLPPEPKPQLWIVAESFNTSLDQKYCSASPQDTPNNVTCIIPLSKYMPDIHLSLHFVGMPWYWQVVQQCSLPANSGVDESVICNRKYTMQQPAQYMETNNQPGDQSFSLDVAHYLRKTLRFRVPTVQPQENICKNKHGVDYSEYTLHFYRDCDE
- the LOC116424739 gene encoding myelin regulatory factor isoform X4; this encodes MDVIGDGDEQTLQAILGRGDFVGGIDNEALDFSQLEDFINSDSEQPATYFADTLAHNENGGGTATHNGRVEAAVPQQPPSRLPSPITQSHPVSNTCTSGTTTVPNGATYKDPQSYVHPHALPESPPDSGSEPPYSPPGHNDTQHVHSPHQKVALQEMLLHHQGNQANYAPNLLPSSPRTLTSSTDPLLLSHSVLTSHLQPTTPNLQSQQPIGQTLVPLPHEHSPGNINTLYSSLQSAPKKRKLSQDGLVHVKQFPCNIRLIGGIVAQEPELGTVEHSCSSSSAVLDGDEVADNSYIDASYQCIRFHPFQQTSWHVLCDHNLKELPVPHYRVDADKGFNFSNSDDAFVCQKKNHFQITCHAQLQGEAIFVRTGEGLKKISSFQLHFYGVKVESPTQTIRVEQSQSDRSKKPFHPVTAAFRVELGGERVTKVTVGRLHFSETTSNNMRKKGKPNPDQRYFHLVVGLHAHTADQASYQVVAHASERIIVRASNPGQFESEGSGVGAEGGWQRGAAPDSVYHAGRVGINTDRPDEALVVHGNMKVTGHIVQPSDARAKQNVQEVDTREQLRNVQQLRVVRYRYAPEFAQHSGLGIKQQEDTGVIAQEVQQILPEAVLPAGDIVLPNGQRIENFLVVNKERIFMENVGAVKELCKVTDSLETRIDQLERINKRLAKLKRGDSLKSSISTISSISSNKYSSSINNKTIVQGKSKKNEQQDELLCSNKFIQIIIVILILIMAFCLVAMATLYFLEYQKRSSLEWSAVASNGMLAIRPAHPSTVSSTPNYDPRYNSLLDSTLSSSFTKHGSHTRGSDGSLSVKSNVFSTQAPHTKQQLYSQEITWYPISNSGPQPKHEKSSEFPGNWLGRSGAGAVPSNVDENDQGSDVDSSLTKGPVPIGRPVSCPRHFTEFENPCQVYCCTAKIHQFEDPQPDHPPEKKSIYHIEQPLNVHEEKRKISKGFQNGISPSDPSTQTLVKENNYKYLHKRTRRENGGGDWGEVASNAAGSLPPEPKPQLWIVAESFNTSLDQKYCSASPQDTPNNVTCIIPLSKYMPDIHLSLHFVGMPWYWQVVQQCSLPANSGVDESVICNRKYTMQQPAQYMETNNQPGDQSFSLDVAHYLRKTLRFRVPTVQPQENICKNKHGVDYSEYTLHFYRDCDE
- the LOC116424739 gene encoding myelin regulatory factor isoform X5 — translated: MDVIGDGDEQTLQAILGRGDFVGGIDNEALDFSQLEDFINSDSEQPATYFADTLAHNENGGGTATHNGRVEAAVPQQPPSRLPSPITQSHPVSNTCTSGTTTVPNGATYKDPQSYVHPHALPESPPDSGSEPPYSPPGHNDTQHVHSPHQKVALQEMLLHHQGNQANYAPNLLPSSPRTLTSSTDPLLLSHSVLTSHLQPTTPNLQSQQPIGQTLVPLPHEHSPGNINTLYSSLQSAPKKRKLSQDGLVHVKQVQREPELGTVEHSCSSSSAVLDGDEVADNSYIDASYQCIRFHPFQQTSWHVLCDHNLKELPVPHYRVDADKGFNFSNSDDAFVCQKKNHFQITCHAQLQGEAIFVRTGEGLKKISSFQLHFYGVKVESPTQTIRVEQSQSDRSKKPFHPVTAAFRVELGGERVTKVTVGRLHFSETTSNNMRKKGKPNPDQRYFHLVVGLHAHTADQASYQVVAHASERIIVRASNPGQFESEGSGVGAEGGWQRGAAPDSVYHAGRVGINTDRPDEALVVHGNMKVTGHIVQPSDARAKQNVQEVDTREQLRNVQQLRVVRYRYAPEFAQHSGLGIKQQEDTGVIAQEVQQILPEAVLPAGDIVLPNGQRIENFLVVNKERIFMENVGAVKELCKVTDSLETRIDQLERINKRLAKLKRGDSLKSSISTISSISSNKYSSSINNKTIVQGKSKKNEQQDELLCSNKFIQIIIVILILIMAFCLVAMATLYFLEYQKRSSLEWSAVASNGMLAIRPAHPSTVSSTPNYDPRYNSLLDSTLSSSFTKHGSHTRGSDGSLSVKSNVFSTQAPHTKQQLYSQEITWYPISNSGPQPKHEKSSEFPGNWLGRSGAGAVPSNVDENDQGSDVDSSLTKGPVPIGRPVSCPRHFTEFENPCQVYCCTAKIHQFEDPQPDHPPEKKSIWSLTFPADHIEQPLNVHEEKRKISKGFQNGISPSDPSTQTLVKENNYKYLHKRTRRENGGGDWGEVASNAAGSLPPEPKPQLWIVAESFNTSLDQKYCSASPQDTPNNVTCIIPLSKYMPDIHLSLHFVGMPWYWQVVQQCSLPANSGVDESVICNRKYTMQQPAQYMETNNQPGDQSFSLDVAHYLRKTLRFRVPTVQPQENICKNKHGVDYSEYTLHFYRDCDE
- the LOC116424739 gene encoding myelin regulatory factor isoform X1 codes for the protein MDVIGDGDEQTLQAILGRGDFVGGIDNEALDFSQLEDFINSDSEQPATYFADTLAHNENGGGTATHNGRVEAAVPQQPPSRLPSPITQSHPVSNTCTSGTTTVPNGATYKDPQSYVHPHALPESPPDSGSEPPYSPPGHNDTQHVHSPHQKVALQEMLLHHQGNQANYAPNLLPSSPRTLTSSTDPLLLSHSVLTSHLQPTTPNLQSQQPIGQTLVPLPHEHSPGNINTLYSSLQSAPKKRKLSQDGLVHVKQFPCNIRLIGGIVAQEPELGTVEHSCSSSSAVLDGDEVADNSYIDASYQCIRFHPFQQTSWHVLCDHNLKELPVPHYRVDADKGFNFSNSDDAFVCQKKNHFQITCHAQLQGEAIFVRTGEGLKKISSFQLHFYGVKVESPTQTIRVEQSQSDRSKKPFHPVTAAFRVELGGERVTKVTVGRLHFSETTSNNMRKKGKPNPDQRYFHLVVGLHAHTADQASYQVVAHASERIIVRASNPGQFESEGSGVGAEGGWQRGAAPDSVYHAGRVGINTDRPDEALVVHGNMKVTGHIVQPSDARAKQNVQEVDTREQLRNVQQLRVVRYRYAPEFAQHSGLGIKQQEDTGVIAQEVQQILPEAVLPAGDIVLPNGQRIENFLVVNKERIFMENVGAVKELCKVTDSLETRIDQLERINKRLAKLKRGDSLKSSISTISSISSNKYSSSINNKTIVQGKSKKNEQQDELLCSNKFIQIIIVILILIMAFCLVAMATLYFLEYQKRSSLEWSAVASNGMLAIRPAHPSTVSSTPNYDPRYNSLLDSTLSSSFTKHGSHTRGSDGSLSVKSNVFSTQAPHTKQQLYSQEITWYPISNSGPQPKHEKSSEFPGNWLGRSGAGAVPSNVDENDQGSDVDSSLTKGPVPIGRPVSCPRHFTEFENPCQVYCCTAKIHQFEDPQPDHPPEKKSIWSLTFPADHIEQPLNVHEEKRKISKGFQNGISPSDPSTQTLVKENNYKYLHKRTRRENGGGDWGEVASNAAGSLPPEPKPQLWIVAESFNTSLDQKYCSASPQDTPNNVTCIIPLSKYMPDIHLSLHFVGMPWYWQVVQQCSLPANSGVDESVICNRKYTMQQPAQYMETNNQPGDQSFSLDVAHYLRKTLRFRVPTVQPQENICKNKHGVDYSEYTLHFYRDCDE